Sequence from the Methanosarcina siciliae T4/M genome:
GATTCAATCAGTTTTGGTTTTTCTTCTTATTCAGGAAGTTACATCATCCCTGGTGGCATCCCGCCCATTCCTGGTGGCATTCCGCCCATTCCTGGTGGCATTCCGCCCGGCATTCCTCCCATTTCTTCAGGGCCCGGGGCTGCACGGGTAGAAGCGATGATGTCGTCGATCCTGAGGATCATTACTGCGGACTCGGTGGCTGCGTTGATGACCTGGGTCTTGACTCTGAGGGGTTCGACTACGAAGTTCTTCCACATGTCAACGACCTTGCCTTCATAAACGTCAAGGCCTGCGGTCTTCATGCCCTTCTCGTGCTGGGAGCGCAGCTCCATGAGCATGTCGATCGGGTCGAGACCTGCGTTTTCTGCAAGAGTCCGGGGGATAACTTCGAGGGCTTCGGAGTAGGCTTTAACTGCAAGCTGTTCCCTGCCTTCGAGGGTTGCTGCGTATTCCTGGAGCCTGAGGGCAACCTCAACTTCCGGGGAGCCACCGCCTGCAACGAGTTTTTCATCTTCGATTGCAACTCCTACCACGCGGAGGGCGTCTTCAAGAGCGCTGTCAACACTGTCAACCACGTGTTCTGTGCCGCCGCGCAGCAAAATGGTAACAGCTTTCGGATTGTCACAACCTGTGACAAAGGTCATGCTGTCTCCTCCAACCTTCTTCTCTTCAACGAACCTGGCAAAACCGAGGTCTTCGGGTGTGATCTCGTCGAGATTAGTGATGAGCTTGCCGCCTGTTGCCCTTGCGAGTTTTTCCATGTCGCTCTTCTTGACTCTGCGAATAGCGAAGATGCCTGCTTTTGCAAGGTAATGCTGGGCAAGGTCTTCAACGCCCTTCTGGCAGAAGACAACGTTTGCGCCGCTGCTGATTACCTTCTGGACGATCTTCTTGAGCATGGCTTCTTCCTGGTCAAGGAAAGACTGGAGCTGGTCAGGAGAGGTGATTGAGATTTCCGCATCCACTTCGGTGTCTTTAAGTTCAATTGCACTGTTCAGGAGGGCAATCTTTGCGTCCTTTACCTTTTCAGGCATGTTTGTGTGAACTCTTTCCTTGTCGATGATCATGCCCGGGATAAGCTCGGAATCCTCGATCCTGCCGCCGACTTTCTTGACAACGCTGATGTTGTCCTTGTCAATTGTCTTCTTACCGTTTGTGTCGACAACGCTTGTGACAGCGTCAACGGCAATTCCGGAGAGGAGTTTTTTGGAGGCCTCTGCACCTTTTCCGGTCATGGCGGTTTCGGCAATGCTGACAAGCAGTTCACGGTTGGACATTTCAACGTCCATTGCGAGGGAGTTTAAGACTTCTACTGCCTTTTCGGCTGCCAACCTGTACCCGGACGCAATAATTGTCGGGTGGATTTCCTGCTCGATTAAATCTTCAGCTTTCTTTAAGAGTTCGCCTGCGACCACGGCTGCACTGGTGGTCCCGTCTCCGACCTGTTCGTCCTGGGTCTTGGATACCTCAACTACCATCTTTGCTGCAGGGTGTTCAATGTCCATTTCTTTGAGAATGGTTGCCCCGTCGTTTGTGATGACCACATCACCCATGGAGTCCACAAGCATCTTGTCCATGCCTTTGGGACCGAGGGTTGTTCTGACTGCTTCGGCTACTGCTTTTGCAGCCATTATGTTATTACTCTGGGCATCCCTGCCTCTGGTTCGCTTACTTCCTTCTTTCAAAATGAATATTGGCTGTCCTGCCATGATTTAATCCTCCATTAGTGTGAATTTGGGATATCTCTGGAATTAAAATCGCATTTTACATGTTTGTACTTCTATATAAACTCATCCCGTAGTTCTCTCTGTAATAAGTATGCTCCGGGATTTACGCTCTTTAAAAAATATCCCTGGATGAACTTATTTCACATCAGCTTTCTTTAACAGAAAATTCCTGAGTAAAAATCTCTGATTATATTTCATCAATTTTCCAGAAAAATCTTGAAATTTATTAAATCTTAAAATTTATTGTATTAGTTTCTATAGTTCTCTACGTCCCAAAATTAAAAAACATTTATAATATACTTCCATTTGTACTCTCAGTTCTCTCAATAATATTTTATGACTGTAATTCTGATTCTGGCTATTTAATTTCGCTTATCTCTCCGCTTACTTCTCCTGGACTCCGGGTTCTTTTCCCTGCGCAAAAAAATTGCAAAAAATATAGAAAGACAGATATATCTTTGAAATAGTTAGGATTTTGACACTGAGTTGCTAGATTTTTTCACTCCCAGTGAAAACCTTTTTAATCTCATTTCCTTTTTTTGCTAAAAAATATAAAAAAAGAATTTGATATTTGCTCAACTGAGCCCGTTAAATCGACGTATATAGTTCTAACTATAGTAGAAAAATTAATATCTCTTTGAAATATTACAATATTTTTGAGGGTGTACCGACGGCAAATATCAGAGATAACGTACCGGGCATAGACCCAGGGGCAACTAATTCTTGTACTGCAGAATGGAAAGCTTTCTCCCTCCGAAATTGACGAAATAATCTTTGTAGGAGGCTCTACAAGAATTCCTGCTGTAGTGAAAGCCGTAGCGGGTTTTATGGAAAAAAAAGCTCTTCAGAACATTAACCCTGATGAAGTGGTAGCGAAGAGAGCTGCGGTTCAAACAGGAATTCTCGGAAATAAGTTTCTTAAGATTTCTGCCAATTCTGAGAATCCTGGTAATCTGAAAGTTACCTGGGAGTCTCCGGTCTCGGAAGTTACAGAGGTGCCTTCAGATTCTAACTGGAGTTCTAAACTACAAATTTAAAATCCCAGATGTATAGTTCCAAAGAAGAATTTTTGGAGCAGCATTATGGAAACAGCATTATGGAAATGTCATTATGGAAATGTCATTATGGAAATACTATTCTGATATCTAAAGCATCATTCTGATCTGAGCCTAAGGGTTCTAACCAGGTCTGTTCTGGAAAGTACTCCTACAAGGTCCCCATTATCAATGACCAGAATTCTCCCTATATTCCTGGCTGTGACAAGTTTGAGGGCGTCACTTGCCTGGGCATCCGAAGGAACGGATATGATATCTCGGGTCATAATATCTGAGACTCGGGTTACAGGGCGGTCAAGGGTAGAAACGCGCTGGATATCGGTAAAAGTTACAATCCCTTTCAGAGTATCTCCGTCTATTACTGGATAACCCATATGTTTTTTCTCAAACATAAATTGAACAAGCTCATCGATATTCATGGAAGAGGACACTGTAACTAAACTTTTTGTCATTATATCTTTAACCAGCACATTTTCCAGACTTACGGTTGCCTGAGTGGAGCGTTCCTCTTCGGATGCACCAAC
This genomic interval carries:
- the thsA gene encoding thermosome subunit alpha — its product is MAGQPIFILKEGSKRTRGRDAQSNNIMAAKAVAEAVRTTLGPKGMDKMLVDSMGDVVITNDGATILKEMDIEHPAAKMVVEVSKTQDEQVGDGTTSAAVVAGELLKKAEDLIEQEIHPTIIASGYRLAAEKAVEVLNSLAMDVEMSNRELLVSIAETAMTGKGAEASKKLLSGIAVDAVTSVVDTNGKKTIDKDNISVVKKVGGRIEDSELIPGMIIDKERVHTNMPEKVKDAKIALLNSAIELKDTEVDAEISITSPDQLQSFLDQEEAMLKKIVQKVISSGANVVFCQKGVEDLAQHYLAKAGIFAIRRVKKSDMEKLARATGGKLITNLDEITPEDLGFARFVEEKKVGGDSMTFVTGCDNPKAVTILLRGGTEHVVDSVDSALEDALRVVGVAIEDEKLVAGGGSPEVEVALRLQEYAATLEGREQLAVKAYSEALEVIPRTLAENAGLDPIDMLMELRSQHEKGMKTAGLDVYEGKVVDMWKNFVVEPLRVKTQVINAATESAVMILRIDDIIASTRAAPGPEEMGGMPGGMPPGMGGMPPGMGGMPPGMM
- a CDS encoding Hsp70 family protein: MQNGKLSPSEIDEIIFVGGSTRIPAVVKAVAGFMEKKALQNINPDEVVAKRAAVQTGILGNKFLKISANSENPGNLKVTWESPVSEVTEVPSDSNWSSKLQI